A single genomic interval of Helianthus annuus cultivar XRQ/B chromosome 6, HanXRQr2.0-SUNRISE, whole genome shotgun sequence harbors:
- the LOC110913429 gene encoding probable LRR receptor-like serine/threonine-protein kinase At1g56140, giving the protein MERAAAGAGRFKLRGFTVASWLWWWFIIKAVVAQTQNVTVTDPAEVRVLNEMFSQWGIPESSVTQMRWNISGEPCSGAALDSTDFDSNTYNPAIKCDCTFPNSTCHVTRLKVYAMNAVGTIPEGLWTLIYLTNLNLAQNYLTGPLSPSVGNLTRMQWMTIGINALSGEVPPEIGLLTDLRSLAFGTNNFNGSLPSEIGNLQRLQQLYIDSAGVGGEIPSTFANLTSLVTVWASDNEFTGRIPNFIGNWTQLQSLRFEGNAFEGSIPPSFSRLTSLQDLRISGLSNGTLDFITDLKSLTVLSLRNNRISGSIPTDIGEYQNLTQLDLSFNNLIGQIPRDLFNMSQLSFLFLGNNSLNGTLPDVKSASLRNIDLSYNELSGTLPSWVNETNLQLNLVVNNFTLESSGNSGLNCLQRDFRCNRGSPRYSNFGINSGGPPITSSNRILHERDNETLGAATYYVTSEQRWGVSNVGQRDNPRYTASSSRQFTNTLDSELFQTARLSAGSLRYYGLGLENGNYTVTLQFAELEIEDGATWRSTGRRVFDIYLQGNRVFQDFDIKREARGGASFSPVSRDLTVQVSENYLEIHLFWTGKGTCCVPTQGTFGPLISAISATPNFTPTVDNTPPSTNKNRTGLIVGIVVPIVVVSILSALALYIYRQRKKKQQDTSDNYEEFLGIDAKPYTFAYGDLRDATVDFSPANKLGEGGFGPVYKGTLDDGRVIAVKQLSIASHQGKSQFIAEIATISAVQHRNLVKLYGCCIDGEKRLLVYEYLENKSLDQALFGENRLSLSWPTRFEICLGIARGLAYLHEESRIRVVHRDVKASNVLLDSDLNPKISDFGLAKLYDDKKTHMSTRVAGTIGYLAPEYAMRGHLTEKADVFGFGVVALEIVSGRPNSDSSLEDEKIYLLEWAWNLHEANSELELVDKELLSDFDENEVKRVIRVALLCTQTSPMQRPSMSRVVAMISGDIEASGVITRPEYLTGFNFKDATTFKSAVPTSGTDSVPSTSHSTVSPRSPSKASRLILHDIIGEGR; this is encoded by the exons ATGGAAAGGGCTGCTGCTGGTGCTGGAAGATTCAAGTTAAGGGGTTTTACGGTGGCAtcatggttgtggtggtggttcaTTATCAAGGCCGTTGTAGCTCAAACACAAAACGTCACCGTCACGGATCCAGCTGaag TGCGGGTTCTAAACGAAATGTTTAGCCAATGGGGGATTCCGGAAAGCTCAGTGACACAAATGAGATGGAACATAAGCGGAGAACCATGCAGCGGCGCTGCCCTGGATTCCACCGACTTCGACTCCAACACTTACAATCCCGCCATCAAATGTGATTGTACTTTCCCCAATTCTACTTGCCACGTCACTCGCCT GAAAGTTTATGCAATGAATGCTGTGGGGACAATACCAGAAGGACTCTGGACTTTGATTTACCTTACCAATCT TAATTTGGCCCAGAACTACTTGACGGGCCCCTTGTCACCTTCCGTTGGCAATTTAACTCGGATGCAGTGGAT GACTATTGGCATCAATGCCTTATCTGGGGAGGTTCCACCAGAGATAGGGCTGCTTACTGACCTTAGATCtct GGCATTTGGCACAAATAATTTTAATGGTTCCCTGCCTTCTGAAATTGGAAATTTGCAAAGATTACAACAGTT ATACATTGATAGTGCTGGAGTTGGCGGTGAAATTCCTTCTACATTTGCAAATTTAACGAGTCTGGTCACAGT GTGGGCTTCAGATAATGAGTTTACAGGAAGAATACCCAACTTTATAGGGAATTGGACACAGTTACAATCATT GAGGTTTGAGGGAAATGCTTTTGAAGGTTCAATACCACCTTCATTTTCAAGACTGACCTCTTTGCAGGACTT GAGGATAAGTGGTTTATCTAATGGAACTTTGGATTTCATCACGGATTTGAAGTCCTTAACTGTTCT GAGTCTGAGGAATAATAGAATTTCTGGCTCTATTCCAACTGACATAGGAGAATATCAAAATTTGACACAACT GGATTTGAGCTTCAACAATTTGATTGGGCAGATTCCAAGAGACTTGTTCAACATGAGTCAACTCTCTTTCTT GTTTCTTGGAAACAATAGCTTAAATGGTACCCTTCCGGATGTAAAGAGCGCATCTCTTCGCAATAT TGATTTGTCATACAATGAACTATCTGGGACACTTCCTTCTTGGGTGAATGAGACAAACCTACAACT CAACTTAGTTGTGAACAACTTCACTTTAGAAAGTTCCGGAAACAG TGGTTTGAATTGTCTCCAAAGAGATTTCCGTTGTAATCGTGGGTCCCCAAGAT ATAGTAACTTTGGAATCAATTCTGGTGGTCCTCCAATCACATCTTCTAACCGAATACTTCATGAGCGAGATAACGAAACTCTTGGAGCAGCAACATACTATGTTACTTCTGAACAGAGGTGGGGTGTTAGTAATGTTGGACAAAGGGACAACCCAAGATACACGGCCTCCAGTTCACGCCAGTTCACAAATACGTTAGATTCAGAACTTTTCCAGACTGCACGACTCTCTGCTGGATCATTAAGATACTATGGTTTAGGTCTGGAAAACGGTAACTACACGGTCACCCTGCAGTTTGCAGAACTAGAGATTGAAGATGGTGCCACCTGGAGAAGTACTGGAAGGCGTGTCTTTGACATTTATCTACAGGGAAACCGGGTGTTTCAAGATTTTGATATAAAAAGGGAAGCAAGAGGAGGGGCTTCCTTTAGTCCTGTTTCAAGAGATTTAACGGTTCAGGTTTCAGAAAACTACCTTGAAATACATTTATTTTGGACTGGAAAAGGGACGTGCTGTGTACCGACTCAAGGGACTTTTGGGCCTCTTATCTCAGCAATCAGTGCCACCCCAA ACTTCACCCCCACTGTGGACAACACTCCACCTTCCACAAACAAGAATAGAACCGGTTTGATTGTAGGGATTGTGGTTCCTATTGTTGTTGTAAGCATTCTGTCAGCATTAGCACTATATATTTATCGTCAGCGGAAGAAAAAGCAGCAGGATACATCTGACAATTATGAAG AGTTTTTGGGAATTGATGCCAAACCATATACCTTTGCTTATGGAGACCTAAGAGATGCAACTGTTGATTTTAGTCCTGCAAATAAGCTTGGTGAAGGAGGCTTTGGACCTGTTTACAAG GGAACCCTTGATGATGGAAGAGTAATAGCTGTTAAACAACTCTCCATAGCCTCCCATCAGGGAAAGAGTCAGTTTATTGCTGAGATTGCAACAATATCTGCGGTCCAACACCGTAACCTTGTCAAATTATACGGATGCTGCATTGATGGAGAAAAACGACTACTTGTTTACGAGTATCTTGAGAACAAGAGTCTTGATCAAGCATTATTTG GAGAAAACAGGTTATCCCTTAGCTGGCCCACCCGTTTTGAAATATGCCTCGGAATAGCACGCGGTCTTGCATATCTTCATGAGGAATCTCGCATACGGGTTGTACACCGAGATGTTAAAGCTAGCAATGTTTTACTTGATTCTGATCTTAACCCCAAGATCTCTGATTTTGGCCTGGCTAAGCTTTATGATGACAAGAAAACACACATGAGTACTCGTGTTGCCGGCACAAT TGGGTATCTGGCACCAGAGTATGCAATGCGTGGACACCTTACAGAAAAGGCTGATGTGTTTGGCTTTGGAGTTGTGGCTCTAGAGATCGTCAGTGGAAGGCCTAATTCTGATTCGAGTTTGGAAGATGAGAAAATATATCTTCTTGAATGG GCATGGAACCTACATGAGGCGAATAGTGAACTTGAGCTGGTAGATAAAGAATTATTGTCTGACTTCGATGAGAATGAAGTAAAACGTGTAATAAGAGTGGCCCTTTTATGCACCCAAACCTCACCAATGCAACGGCCATCAATGTCGCGAGTGGTGGCAATGATTTCAGGAGACATAGAAGCGAGTGGTGTTATTACTCGCCCCGAGTATTTGACTGGTTTTAATTTTAAAGATGCTACAACCTTTAAAAGCGCGGTTCCAACTTCAGGTACGGATTCTGTGCCAAGTACGAGCCACTCTACTGTTTCACCACGGTCACCTAGTAAGGCTTCCAGACTGATTCTTCACGATATCATTGGAGAAGGTAGATGA